In Methanobacteriaceae archaeon, a single window of DNA contains:
- a CDS encoding indolepyruvate oxidoreductase subunit beta encodes MNNHYSIYICGVGGQGIIKTSTIIGEAAMNQGLDVVMSEIHGMSQRGGSVSTELKIGGYNSSIIPKQGADMLLSFEPIETIRGLDKVNSETKIVYNTHPIIPSSSDKQYPNVDEITKTLKENFKYVLPIDGTQLAIDAGSVLALNMVLLGAVTADDKFPLTKESVIEAMKNNLKPKFHDMNLKAIESGYKSIKG; translated from the coding sequence ATGAATAATCATTATAGTATTTATATTTGTGGTGTTGGGGGTCAAGGAATTATCAAAACTTCAACAATTATCGGTGAAGCTGCAATGAACCAAGGTTTGGATGTAGTAATGAGTGAAATTCATGGTATGTCCCAAAGAGGGGGATCTGTTTCTACTGAATTAAAAATAGGTGGTTATAACTCATCCATTATTCCTAAACAGGGTGCAGATATGTTGCTTTCATTTGAACCAATTGAAACAATAAGAGGATTGGACAAAGTAAACAGTGAAACCAAAATTGTCTATAATACTCATCCGATTATTCCATCTTCATCTGACAAGCAATATCCAAATGTTGATGAGATTACTAAAACTTTAAAAGAAAATTTTAAGTATGTTCTTCCAATTGACGGAACTCAATTAGCTATTGATGCTGGAAGCGTACTTGCATTGAATATGGTTCTTTTAGGTGCAGTAACAGCTGATGACAAGTTCCCATTAACTAAAGAATCAGTTATTGAAGCTATGAAAAATAATTTAAAACCTAAATTCCATGACATGAATCTTAAAGCAATTGAAAGTGGATACAAATCCATTAAAGGTTAA
- a CDS encoding amino acid-binding protein, with amino-acid sequence MAVKQISIFIENKEGRIKKAIDTLAQQNINIRALSIADTTKYGILRLIVSDNKKAIAALEDNGFVVRENEVIIIAVPDEPNGLNSTLAVFDEKGINLEYLYAFVSSKTDEAIVVMRLENMDQAIEALQDSDVSILDENDIKNL; translated from the coding sequence ATGGCAGTAAAACAAATTTCAATTTTTATAGAAAACAAAGAAGGTAGAATTAAAAAAGCAATCGACACTTTAGCACAACAAAACATTAATATCCGTGCTCTTTCAATTGCAGATACTACAAAATATGGAATTTTAAGATTGATTGTTTCTGATAACAAAAAAGCTATCGCTGCACTCGAAGACAACGGTTTTGTTGTAAGAGAAAATGAAGTTATCATCATAGCAGTTCCAGATGAACCTAACGGATTAAACTCAACATTAGCAGTATTTGATGAAAAAGGAATCAATTTAGAATACTTATATGCATTTGTAAGTTCTAAAACTGATGAAGCTATTGTTGTTATGAGATTAGAAAATATGGACCAAGCTATTGAAGCATTACAAGATAGTGACGTTTCCATATTAGATGAAAACGATATTAAAAACTTATAG
- the iorA gene encoding indolepyruvate ferredoxin oxidoreductase subunit alpha: MNLKELVTGAAGEKQFLLGNEAAVRGLIEAGISIAATYPGTPSSEIGNVLSVLAKDANIYFEFSTNEKVAMEVAATAAASGLRSFTFMKHVGMNVAADSFMTTAYSGVNGGMVILSADDPSLFSSQNEQDTRNYAKLANVPILEPSNCQEVKDMVKYAFDLSEQFNLPVIVRTTTRVSHMRGVVEFGDVKDNSSNCDDHWKRGHFNKDPSQYVPVPAFAGDMHVKLWDKIHKIEDVSNKSDFNCEIGSDKKYGLIASSSAFNYAHDVVKFNDLDIKILKLGFSYPFPQDKVAEFLNDVDEVFIVEEVDPIIERDTLVCVASKNLNVQVHGKLDGTFPIYHEFNSDIVADGLNKVLNFKEDKEISFSQSLEKLSEDIPSRAPVLCAGCPHRAMYYGINVAIEELGLSPNDVVFASDIGCYTLGINPPYNAADYLLSMGSSVGDGCGFSVSTDQKVASFIGDSTFFHSGISPLINAVHNKHNFVLTVLDNRITAMTGGQPNPGIPVDGMGDEAPEVSIRKLALACGCDYVRVINPFNLEQVVKTYKEAFERNDAAVIISKAPCTLIKGLTRKPPVKLVESNCNDCDKCVSELACPAISKINGKITIDEAQCDGCSACIQVCKYGALEDGR, from the coding sequence ATGAATTTAAAAGAATTAGTCACAGGAGCTGCTGGTGAAAAACAATTTTTACTAGGTAATGAAGCGGCTGTAAGAGGACTTATCGAAGCAGGTATTTCTATTGCAGCTACATATCCAGGAACTCCTTCATCAGAGATTGGAAATGTATTGTCTGTATTGGCTAAGGATGCTAATATTTATTTCGAGTTTTCTACTAACGAAAAAGTTGCAATGGAGGTTGCAGCAACTGCAGCAGCATCCGGTCTTAGGTCATTTACATTTATGAAACATGTTGGTATGAATGTTGCAGCAGATTCATTTATGACAACTGCTTATTCTGGCGTAAATGGTGGAATGGTTATTTTATCTGCTGATGATCCATCTCTTTTCTCATCTCAAAATGAACAAGACACACGTAACTATGCAAAATTGGCAAATGTGCCTATTTTAGAACCATCAAACTGTCAAGAAGTAAAAGATATGGTTAAATATGCATTTGATTTATCAGAACAGTTCAACTTACCTGTTATTGTTAGAACCACTACTCGTGTATCTCACATGAGAGGTGTTGTTGAATTTGGAGACGTTAAAGATAACTCATCAAACTGCGATGACCACTGGAAGAGAGGTCATTTCAACAAAGACCCATCACAATACGTTCCAGTACCAGCATTTGCTGGAGATATGCACGTAAAACTTTGGGATAAAATCCACAAAATTGAAGATGTATCAAATAAATCAGATTTCAACTGTGAAATTGGCTCTGATAAAAAATACGGTTTAATAGCTTCAAGCAGTGCATTTAATTACGCTCATGATGTTGTAAAATTCAACGATTTGGATATTAAAATCTTAAAATTAGGATTCTCATATCCTTTCCCTCAGGACAAGGTTGCTGAATTCTTAAATGATGTTGATGAAGTATTTATTGTAGAAGAAGTTGATCCAATCATTGAAAGAGACACATTAGTTTGTGTTGCTTCTAAAAACCTCAACGTTCAAGTTCACGGTAAATTAGATGGAACTTTCCCAATTTATCATGAATTTAATTCAGATATTGTTGCTGATGGATTAAACAAAGTATTAAACTTCAAAGAGGATAAAGAAATTTCATTCTCTCAAAGTTTGGAAAAATTAAGTGAAGATATTCCTTCCCGTGCTCCTGTTTTATGTGCAGGTTGTCCTCACAGAGCAATGTATTATGGAATAAACGTTGCAATTGAAGAATTGGGATTATCACCAAATGATGTTGTATTTGCTTCAGATATTGGATGTTACACATTAGGTATCAACCCACCTTACAACGCAGCTGATTACTTGTTATCTATGGGTTCAAGTGTTGGAGACGGATGTGGATTTTCAGTTTCAACTGACCAGAAAGTAGCAAGCTTCATTGGAGATTCTACATTCTTCCACAGTGGTATTTCTCCATTGATAAATGCAGTACACAACAAACACAACTTTGTTTTAACTGTATTGGACAACAGAATCACTGCAATGACTGGAGGTCAGCCAAACCCAGGTATTCCAGTTGACGGTATGGGAGATGAAGCTCCTGAAGTATCTATTCGTAAATTAGCTTTAGCTTGTGGCTGTGATTATGTACGTGTAATCAATCCATTTAACTTAGAACAAGTTGTTAAAACCTATAAAGAAGCATTTGAAAGAAATGATGCGGCAGTAATTATATCAAAAGCTCCATGTACTTTAATCAAAGGTTTAACTAGAAAACCTCCTGTTAAATTAGTTGAAAGTAATTGTAATGACTGTGACAAATGTGTATCTGAATTAGCATGTCCTGCTATTTCTAAAATCAACGGAAAAATAACTATTGACGAAGCACAATGTGACGGATGTTCTGCATGTATACAAGTTTGTAAATATGGTGCTTTAGAGGATGGTAGGTGA